In Dysidea avara chromosome 3, odDysAvar1.4, whole genome shotgun sequence, a single window of DNA contains:
- the LOC136251424 gene encoding gamma-aminobutyric acid type B receptor subunit 2-like, with protein sequence MIRFNSLFTVATVLVQFVTQCTCGDEREIRTNGSLQILGLFPYRESPWDGEYVIPAARLATDEINRNDSILPGYVLELIEANSGCDRDRGVREFVRNALHSEHQPVAILGAGCSGATIPIASIAGRDDVSLPQVSYGATSPFLSFTNSFPYFYRTVFSDGTTSEAIIALLKKFKWKRYGVLKIGVDQAWIEHSVSTLRAGIQYEIDGAEEVFSGSIEQPRDGGETFEDYVKFIDVNGIHSSGMRIGIIYGGIVASGNLMCYLYRQKLVYPRIIWILFDVCLLLNRSTHKYCKDNDNDELQQALKGSICLGYKLTTSDNTISVTGKTFVQYYESYVDESIKYAREKNDSYSSSLLNDWATVAYDSMWTLGLALHKAEEKLSHYNSSASGKVSFDEAHKRQLTITFSQVHEDKTFNAFGLYHPPDNSSDNGNLSINNSVLLWSVDDPPPDEFPTETMLAQTWAGVLMLLFLVVGFVWNSFSMLVNFFYQHFYTIKASSPQLNYMIFAGNNLLLLSGVLLVIRTIVEHDMVTFSSLCQITQWLFDLGLLLVLNVTLLKSWRIYRIFHSFRRKPGKLITDNAFIIASISWIIINTTYHIVFTLVNKTNIVKEKLLPVEDDELSQKVVVYCLPSDLIGLFYIPHIVMAVNLCLLAFLIRHVHHKQFNDAKNVAMFFYATAPIAIICLTLSALLSPVNGIYNLATVSLILDCTAVCCIVFMCQLTLFVPKMLPLFRYLYSH encoded by the exons ATGATCCGATTTAACTCTCTATTCACGGTTGCTACTGTGCTTGTTCAGTTTGTTACGCAGTGTACCTGTGGTGACGAACGCGAAATAAGGACCAATGGATCATTACAAATACTTGGTTTGTTCCCTTATCGAGAGTCACCTTGGGACGGAGAATATGTCATACCAGCTGCGAGGTTGGCTACAGACGAGATAAACAGAAATGATAGTATTTTACCTGGATATGTGTTGGAGTTGATAGAAGCTAACTCAGGTTGTGATCGTGATCGTGGAGTCCGCGAGTTCGTGAGGAATGCCCTGCACAGTGAACATCAACCAGTGGCAATTCTAGGAGCTGGTTGTTCTGGTGCTACCATTCCTATTGCCTCTATTGCTGGAAGAGACGATGTTTCCCTTCCACAAGTGTCCTACGGAGCAACCTCACCTTTTTTATCTTTCACCAACTCATTTCCTTACTTCTATCGAACAGTATTCAGCGATGGAACTACTTCTGAAGCAATAATTGCCTTGCTTAAAAAGTTCAAGTGGAAACGTTATGGTGTACTGAAGATTGGAGTAGATCAAGCTTGGATAGAACATTCTGTGTCTACTCTGCGGGCTGGCATACAGTACGAGATAGATGGTGCAGAAGAGGTGTTCAGTGGTAGTATTGAACAGCCCAGAGATGGAGGGGAAACTTTTGAAGATTATGTCAAATTTATTGATGTAAATGGTATCCATTCATCTGGTATGAGAATTGGAATAATATATGGTGGTATTGTAGCATCTGGTAATTTGATGTGTTACCTTTATCGTCAAAAGCTTGTATACCCTCGCATTATATGGATTCTCTTTGATGTGTGTCTTTTGCTTAACAGATCAACACACAAATATTGCAAAgataatgataatgatgaaCTTCAACAAGCACTAAAAGGTAGTATTTGTCTGGGTTACAAACTGACTACCTCTGACAATACCATCAGTGTCACTGGCAAAACATTTGTACAATACTATGAGTCCTATGttgatgaatcaataaaatatgCTAGGGAGAAAAATGACAGTTATAGCTCATCACTGCTAAATGACTGGGCCACAGTAGCTTATGATTCCATGTGGACGTTGGGTCTGGCACTACACAAAGCTGAAGAAAAATTATCCCATTATAATTCAA GTGCTTCTGGGAAAGTCTCATTTGATGAGGCTCACAAACGACAGCTTACTATAACATTTAGTCAGGTCCATGAAGACAAAACTTTCAATGCATTTGGTCTCTACCATCCTCCAGACAATAGTTCAGACAATGGCAATTTATCTATTAACAACTCTGTGTTGTTGTGGTCAGTTGATGATCCTCCACCAGATGAGTTCCCTACAGAAACAATGTTAGCTCAAACATGGGCTGGTGTGTTGATGTTGCTATTTCTAGTAGTAGGATTTGTTTGGAACAGTTTCTCAATGCTGGTCAACTTCTTTTATCAACATTTTTACACGATCAAAGCATCAAGCCCTCAACTCAATTACATGATATTTGCTGGTAATAACTTACTACTGTTAAGTGGAGTATTGCTTGTGATCAGAACAATAGTAGAACACGACATGGTGACATTCTCTAGTCTATGCCAGATAACACAATGGCTGTTTGATCTTGGACTGTTACTAGTTCTCAATGTGACACTATTGAAGAGTTGGAGGATTTACCGGATATTTCACTCTTTCAGACGAAAACCAGGAAAGTTGATTACAGACAATGCTTTTATCATTGCCTCCATTAGTTGGATAATAATCAACACAACTTATCACATTGTGTTTACACTTGTTAATAAGACTAACATTGTAAAGGAAAAGTTACTGCCTGTAGAAGACGATGAACTTAGTCAAAAGGTAGTAGTATATTGTCTACCATCTGATCTGATTGGATTATTCTATATTCCACATATTGTGATGGCTGTCAATTTGTGCTTGTTGGCCTTCTTGATTCGTCACGTCCACCATAAACAATTTAATGATGCTAAAAATGTTGCCATGTTCTTCTATGCCACTGCACCTATTGCTATAATCTGTTTAACTTTATCAGCTTTGCTTTCTCCAGTAAATGGTATTTACAACCTGGCAACAGTGTCATTAATACTGGACTGTACTGCTGTTTGCTGTATTGTCTTCATGTGTCAGTTGACTCTGTTTGTACCAAAAATGTTACCACTTTTCAGATATTTGTATTCTCACTAA